ccctcccccaccaggtCTCACTTTGATCCTCATCTTCTGTGTCCTCCACCCGTGCCCACAGGAGGAATCTGGCGAGCCCCTGACCTGCCTCTCAGGGGGCACATGGTACCTTCTGGGGATGGTGAGCTGGGGTGCAGGCTGCAAGAGCGAGGCTCCGCCCATCTATCTGCAAGTCTCCTCCTACCACCAGTGGATCTGGGACATAATCAACAACCAGCAGCCCGGGAGCCCACCTGCCCCCTCCAGGGCCCTGCTGCTGGcactcctgctgcctctcagcctcCTCCCTGCACTGTGTCACTGAGCCGGCTGCCCTGCCCCAAGCATCTGGGGTGCTGCAGGGACGACTCTTGGAATTTCACGAGACAAGATGGAAGCCAGGTGCCCAATTAAATGCTTTTCTTTCCCAGGGCTGCCTTTTTGCCTGCACAGGGAAACAGaatgggggtgggctggggcctTGGGACAGCTTATGCTGAAAGGTACACAGACCCAAGCCCCCAAGGTCTATCTCTGACCAAGGGCTCAGGGCAGGAGTCGGGGGGGGGCTCCTGTGGAAGAGGGGGAGAAGGGGCAGGGATGACACCAGGGTCGGTTGATGGAGAGCCTAGAGTGTACTGTCAGGACACAGCTTGTAGCTGGGCAAAGGGCAGTGGATCAGgtgctccctgactgtggctgcCTTTCAGACACCAAAGAGCCCTCGGGCATGCTGACCCTCTAGTTAGGTTGCTGCCTGGAACCCAGGACCAACACCTGCCGGGATCGGGCAGGATCCTTGTCAGTAAGACACACCAGCCCACCAGGGTTACCAGAGGCCATGGGCCGGGACTAGGGGTGGCTGTCCACCAGACTCTACCCGCTGCTGTCTGGAGTGCCCACTGGGCTCATGCTGTCTGAGCTCCCTGGAGGCTCACAGCCTGCGTGGGCAGCATGACCACTATGAGAAGCCCATGAACCAGGCTCCAGGGCAGAGGGTTGCCCCAGCTTGGGGTGCGAAACTCAGAGCCTTCTTCCATGCCCGGGCCTTCCACATCTCTGCCCCTCAGGCCCTGTGCTCCTCCTTCCTGTCAGCTTGGGTCACCATCCCTGTGTTGTGCTGACCTGGGTCCATGTGACTCAACTCTGAGCCTCCAGCCGcaagagcagcaggcagcagctccccCTCAGGCTGAAGCCTGTCTCTCGGACTTGGGTACCCCATTCAGGAACCAGGGAGGGGACATCAGTCTGGCCTGAGCCACCTTGTCACCATCATTAGGTCACCTCCCGCATCAATACCCCAGGGACATAAGTGTGAATGCAGGTGTATAGGTGAACCACTATGTGTGAGAGCATATGAagcatctgtgtgtatgtgtatgagagcacatgtgtgtgagtacatgtgtatgtgtgactcTGAGAGCATGTGTTGTGAGTGCattgtatatgtgtacatgtgtgcgtgtgtgcaatgcacgtatgtatgtgtgtgagtgcattgtATATGTGTAGGTGTGAGCGACTGTGTGAGAACATGAGTGCATGTGTATGTAGGTGTAAGTACATGTGTGAGTGcatgttcgtgtgtgtgtgtgtgtacgagtGAAGGCCTTCACCTCGCCCACCTCTGGAAGCTGCTTCCCTGCAGGCTGGCGTCTCTGTCTCCCGTGTCCATGGGACTTTGCATGCAGCAGGAAGTCCCTCCCCCAGGATTTagcccctgccagccctggggccTTTGGTGTGGGTCAGAAACAGTGGAAAGGAAGCTGTGTGCTGTTTTATTCAGTAGGCGGAAGATGTATGGATGCCAGCCTGGGCAGAGACCCCAGCGGGTATGGACAGGGCCGTGGGGACAGCCGCAGGGCCCCCTGAATGCAggccagcaggcccaggcccCTGCTTCTTCCCTGCTCCTACAGCCTTCCTCTGGCTCCTCTGGGCTGGCACCCCGGCCAGGAGCGGGCAGTCTCCTGGTAGCTGTCTGGCCCGGCTGGAGGCCTCTGTCCCTGCTGTCCCAGTTCTTCCCGCTCACAGTCAGCTGGGGGCAACCTCAGAGCCCCACACTGGGCCACTCGATCACAGCCACTGCTGTCCCTTGCAGAAAGGCTGGGCAGAGGCCCGTCTGGGTGAGGAATGTAGTAGTGTGCTCTGCAGAGGGACAATGGCGACAATGGCACGGGGACCCCTTTGCCGAGCAGAGTGCCCACAAGAGGGCATGAGAGCAGCGGGGTTCGGGCAGACGCCTGCTGGGCTCCGAGGACACAGCTGTGGGCTTCCACCTCTGGCCCGCTGGGGGCCATGtctgagctgggagctggcatgCGGACTGAGCTCCAgggccagccagccctgctgccacctgcaggacACACTGTCACTTCTCCCCTTTCTTCTTCTTGGCCTCATTCTTCTCATCCTCTTCTACCTTGATGGCCACTGTGTCCACActgtccttcttcttcttcttcttctcctctgtgggggagggagagaggctaGGCAGTGACAATGAGACCTGAGCCCCGCAGGGCCCCTGCATCCTGGCCTGTCCTTGGCTCCCTACCGTGCCAACCCTCCACCAGCCACCTCTTCTCCTGCTGTCATCGCCTCCCTCTAACTGTCTCTGCATGGGATCTCCTGGCCACCCTGAGCCTGCTACAGGCTGAGAGAGGAACATGGacactcccagccacagccctgaGAAGACTGGCTGGCTAGTGTGGCAGCGGCATGGGACAGTGGCCGGGGCTGGCCAGGGCCCACTCACCTCCCGGGATCTCCGTGAGTTCATTGAGTGGCGGCACGGTCTCCAGCTTGTCCGTGTACATCTTGGCCGCCTTCCGCTGCAGGTAGCGGGCTTCAATCTCCTTCCGGGTACGTGGCACACGGCAGTTGAAGATGCAGCACAGGGTGATAACTGCAGGAGGGACAGGTTTGGTttccagggagcagctggggcaggtgcTATgcagacaggccaggctgggtttcCGGCTTTGACAACTGCTCCGCAAAGTTTACAGAAGGGACCTTGCTTTTTCCAACGTGGCCTGGCCCCTGTGAGATGGGCAGCCAGCCCCAACCCTGAGGGTCACACCCATTGGGATAGGGGTCAGGGTGGGCACGGGGAGACCCTGGGCTACAGCTTGCCTAGTGTTGGGGCTCCCTAGGGCCTGTGGGGCTACTCCCTGGGCAGCCATACATCTCCTCCTCAGACTCCAGGGAGCCGGGC
This Ochotona princeps isolate mOchPri1 chromosome 21, mOchPri1.hap1, whole genome shotgun sequence DNA region includes the following protein-coding sequences:
- the TMIE gene encoding transmembrane inner ear expressed protein yields the protein MARPWPGTGPLWALGGTALGICLAGVAGQLVEPSTAPPKPKPPPLTKETVVFWDMRLWHVVGIFSLFVLSIIITLCCIFNCRVPRTRKEIEARYLQRKAAKMYTDKLETVPPLNELTEIPGEEKKKKKKDSVDTVAIKVEEDEKNEAKKKKGEK